A single window of Salminus brasiliensis chromosome 18, fSalBra1.hap2, whole genome shotgun sequence DNA harbors:
- the sdad1 gene encoding protein SDA1 homolog, with translation MSGRHNNKLPTNLPQLQNLIKRDPKSYSEEFQQQFRHYQSNIQIFKHQPDKPNKDLAELVMFLAQVGHCYLEELSSFPKELTELLLNHHTVLEPDLRMTFCKALILLRNKDLINPTSLLELFFELLRCHDKLLRQTLYTHIVTDIKNINAKHKNNKLNTTLQNFMYTMLRDSNPIAAKISLDVMMELYKRNIWNDAKTVNVITTACFSKVTKILVAALTFFLGKDEDEKKDSDSESEDEGPSARDLMVRYSTGKKTSKNKKKLEKAMKVLKKHKKKKKAEVFNFSAIHLIHDPQDFAEKLLKQLESSKERFEVKIMLMELISRLVGIHELFLFNFYPFVQRFLQPHQREVTKILLCAAQASHQLVPPEIISSVVMTIANNFVTDRNSGEVMTVGINAIKEIVARCPLSMSEDLLQDLTQYKSHKDKNVVMSARGLIQLFRDLDPHMLHRKDRGKPTESSTEAKIQAYGELEAKDYIPGAEVLEVEEEPKGEDDEDGWESASMSEDDDDGEWVNVHHSSDEDQEEVAEKLQSIPAEERKTKAAAVSASRLLTQDDFRKIHLAQMAKDVKAAPGKGQKRKQADGDEEKDRGELLTLRDIERLHKKPKSDKETRLATAMAGRTDRKEFVKKRNKLNPYASTSNKEKRKTKNFMMMRQSQNIRTKGKRSFREKQIALRDALLKKRKRN, from the exons ATGTCCGGACGACACAACAACAAACTGCCCACCAACCTGCCGCAGCTGCAGAACCTGATCAAGAGAGACCCCAAGTCCTACAGCGAggag TTCCAGCAGCAGTTTCGTCACTACCAGTCCAACATCCAGATCTTCAAGCACCAACCAGACAAACCAAACAAAGACCTGGCTGAGCTGGTGATGTTTTTGGCTCAG GTTGGACACTGCTACTTGGAAGAGCTCTCCAGTTTCCCGAAGGAACTGACCGAGCTGCTGTTGAACCACCACACAGTGCTCGAGCCTGACCTCCGAATG ACGTTTTGCAAAGCCTTGATCCTGCTGAGGAACAAAGACCTGATCAACCCGACGAGTCTGCTGGAGCTGTTCTTCGAGCTGCTGCGCTGTCACGACAAGCTCCTGCGACAG ACTCTGTACACTCACATTGTGACGGACATCAAGAACATCAACGCGaagcacaaaaacaacaagctGAACACA aCTTTGCAGAACTTCATGTACACGATGCTGAGAGATTCGAACCCCATCGCCGCCAAGATCTCTTTAGACGTGATGATGGAGCTGTACAAGAGGAATATCTG GAATGATGCCAAAACGGTGAATGTCATCACGACAGCCTGTTTCTCCAAAGTCACAAAG ATCTTGGTAGCTGCGCTGACATTTTTCCTGGGCAAAGATGAAGATGAGAAAAAGGACAGTGATTCAGAATCAGAG GATGAGGGTCCTTCAGCCAGAGATTTAATGGTCCGATACTCTACTGGGAAGAAAACGTCCAAAAATAAGAAGAAGCTGGAAAAAGCCATGAAAGTCCTAAAG AaacataagaagaagaagaaagcggAGGTCTTTAATTTTTCTGCAATTCACCTCATCCATGATCCACAAG aTTTTGCAGAGAAGCTCCTGAAACAGCTGGAGAGTTCTAAGGAGCGATTTGAGGTGAAGATCATGCTGATGGAGCTCATCTCCAGACTCGTAGGAATCCATGAG CTTTTCCTCTTCAACTTCTACCCATTTGTCCAGCGGTTCCTGCAGCCTCACCAGAGAG AAGTTACAAAGATCCTGCTGTGTGCTGCCCAGGCCTCCCATCAGCTGGTTCCTCCAGAG ATCATTTCGTCAGTGGTTATGACCATTGCCAACAATTTTGTCACAGACAGGAATTCAGGAGAGGTCATGACAGTGGG TATTAATGCGATAAAGGAGATCGTGGCCCGTTGTCCGCTCTCCATGTCTGAAGACCTGCTCCAGGACCTCACCCAGTACAAGTCCCATAAAGACAAGA ACGTGGTGATGTCTGCCAGGGGGCTAATTCAGCTCTTCAGAGACCTCGACCCGCACATGCTTCACAGGAAGGACAGG GGGAAGCCCACAGAGTCATCTACTGAGGCCAAGATACAGGCGTACGGAGAGCTGGAGGCTAAAGACTACATTCCTGGAGCTGAGGTcctggaggtggaggaggagcccaaaggagaagatgatgaag ATGGCTGGGAGAGTGCCAGCATGAGTGAGGATGATGACGATGGAGAATGGGTGAATGTACACCACTCCTCTGATGAAGATCAAGAAGAAGTG GCGGAGAAGCTCCAGAGTATCCctgcagaggagaggaagaCTAAAGCTGCAGCGGTGAGCGCCAGCCGGCTTCTTACGCAGGACGACTTCCGAAAGATCCACCTGGCCCAGATGGCCAAAGACGTCAAAGCAGCTCCTGGAAAGGGCCAGAAGAGGAAGCAGGCTGACGGCGACGAGGAGAAAGACCG GGGAGAACTGCTCACACTCAGAGACATCGAGAGATTGCACAAGAAACCCAAATCTGACAAGGAGACCAGACTGGCCACAGCTATG